The genomic region TCTGTTCTGACATCATTCCTGTTCTGCGCTGCTCTCTGATATTTTCAACCAGTTCAGCAGGGTCTGTGTGGGTTCCTACGAGTTCTCCGTTAAGGAAAACTTTAGCTTCATTCATCGAGAAGTCCTCCCATGTCATCTAATGATTCTGAATAGTTCGTGTACCCGATTGGTTCTGGCTTTTCTTCTTCTGATGGCACTGTGGCTTTCACTTCTATGTCTTCCATATAGTCATCAAGTTCTTCATCATACTCTGGAAGTGCTTTAAGGGATGAATTAAGAACTGTTTTCACAACTCCAAGATCGTAAAGAATGTTCTTTATTTTCTTCTCTTCTTCGGTGCCTGTGGAAAGCTCTACCATTTGTGCAAAGTTCTTCACAAGACCACAGTTAGGACCTTCAGGAGTCTCTGATGGACAAAGTCTGCCCCACTGTGTCGGGTGCAGGTCACGAGCCTCAAAGTGCGGCTGTGCCCTTGAAAGCGGGGAAATTACACGTCTGAGGTGAGAAAGGGTTGAGATGTAATCTGTCCTGTCAAGCAGCTGTGATACGCCGGTTCTTCCGCCTACCCAGTTACCTGTTGCAAGTGGGTGCTGAAGTCTGTCTGTAAGTACGTCTGCTCTTACAAGTGTGATAACATTAAGCTCACGGTTTCTCATGTTTGCTCTTTCAAGCTGGTATTTTATGTCTCTTGAGAGCCTGTTGAATGCGACCCTGAACAGATCTTCCATAAGGTCACCAGTAAGCTTCAACCTCTTGTTTGAGTAATGGTCCTTGTCATCCGGATTCCTTCTTCCAAGTGCCAGCTCAAAACATGATTCAGCCATTCTTCCAAGGAAGTTTGCCTTTGCTGCCCTGTCATGTGGCTCATTTCCAAGGTGTGGTAAAAGGTATCTGTCAATCACGTAGTTTGCACGCTTGATCTGGTAGTCTCTTGCCTGTCCTGATGCAACTCTTGAACCGATCTTCTCCATTGCATCTTCAATGTTGTCAACCTCTGCTTCTTCAAGGTTCTCGAACATGAACTTCATAATTTCAGGATCTGTAGATACTGCCTTTACAAGTTCCTCGTCAGTCTCCACACCGAGTGCTCTCATAAGTGTGATAAAGTTAAGACGACCTGAAATGGATGGGAATGAGACTTCAAGAAGTGATTTTCTACCTCTCTCTACAACTACGAGTGCCCTGTATCCTCTTCTCTGTGAGAATACCTTTGATACCTCAATGGTGTCTCCGTATCTCTCTCCGAATTCAGTGAGGATCTTGTTAGGAGCAAGGTCTTCAAGTGTCATGACCACACGCTCGGTACCGTTGATAATGAAATATCCTCCCGGGTCGAGTGGATCTTCTCCGTATTTTACCATCTCGTCCTCAGCAATCTCTGTGAGGTTACAGATATTGGATTTGATCATGACTGGAAGCTGTCCTATCTTTGCTTCCTGTGGTTCTTTCTCTTCATCGTTCTCTACAACACTCATCTGAAGGTAGAGTGGTGCGGAATAAGAAAGGTTTCTAAGCCTTGCTTCGTTTGGATAGAGGTTTTCAATAGCTCCGTCCGCTTCCTTGACAACGGGGTTCTCAACGCGGATATTGCCCAGTTTGATGTATGTGTCTTCAAGGTCTGTTTCGATGATCTTCTGTTCATCGATGATCTTTTGAAGACCTGTCTCCAGAAACTTGTTATAGGAATCTATGTGATGCTGTACGATCTTATCTTTCGTGAAAAACGAACGTGGGATCTGTCCTTTGGTTAACGCTATGATAGCACCTTCTTTATGTGATTATTGTGTTTATTGCAAAAAAGCCCTGTCTGAATAATGTGAATATCGCGTTTAAGCGATGACTAGTCGGTAGTAGAATGCTTCGCCGGCGGTCTGACTGTTGCGTGTAATCTTAACGACATCTCCAACCTGTGCCCCAATTTCCTGAATAACGGGATCAACAACCTTTATCTTAGGTAATTGTTCCTTCTCAATGGCATATTGCTTTAAAACAGATTTAAGTTCATCTTCCAACATTATCTCATGTTTAGGGATCAACTGATGGTCGAGCAGGCTAAATTTTCTCAATATATTACTCCTCCCTCAAAAATGTGAACGTGAACACTCTTGTGCAAAGTGATGGCGGGCTCGTAGGGATTTGAACCCTAGGCCGTCTGGTTAAAAGCCAGACGCTCTGCCTGACTGAGCTACGAGCCCAATGTGTTGGGTGGATTTGCTGAGGCTGCTTCACGTTCATCGACTTCGGTGTAGCGGGTGATAAAAGCACTTTTAGTATATATACTTATCGTATGCCCGCAGTGTGTTCGAACTTCCATTAATTCCAATGACCTACTATTACTTATATTTTATTTATTAAATTGTCCTTAATTTAATCAAAAACAGAATGTTTATATTCTATTATTCTCTGTTTTTACAAAGTAGCCTACTAATGTGGTTAATTTCTCCCTCTCTACAGGCCACTCCTGATATATTGGTACTTTATAGTACTTAATATAGCAACAATAAAACCATACCTTCGGTTAGCACTCTGTTATGGTACTGTTTTTGTGAAATGAAACTGGGACTAAAAATAAAAAAAGTAACTGGCAGGTTATGTTCCGGTCTCCCAGCCTGCCATGTACGCTTCCTGTTCATCGGAAAGCTTGTCAATACTTATGCCCATTGACATGAGTTTCATTTCAGCAACACCAATATCAAGCTCATGAGGTACAGCGTGCACTCCGTCAGAAAGCTTGTTCTCTGCAATATATCTGACACAGAGTGCCTGGTTTGCAAAGCTCATATCCATAACTTCTGCAGGGTGGCCGTCTCCAGCTGCAAGATTTACAAGTCTTCCGTCAGCAAGTACGTATACACGTTTCTCACCAATCTTATATTCCTTAATATTGTTTCTTACAGTCCTAACAGAACCTGCCATTGCCTTAAGGTCTTCCAGATTAATCTCAACATTAAAGTGACCTGCATTTGCAAGAATTGCACCGTCGTTTATAACCTCAAAGTCCTCTTTCTTCAGGATATCCCTGTTGCCTGTAGTTGTAAGGAATATATCTCCGATCTTTGCAGCCTCTTTCATAGGCATGACACTGTTACCATCCATACGTGCTTCAAGTGCTCTTATCGGGTCTATTTCGGTTACAATTACGTTTGCTCCAAGACCCTTTGCTCGCATTGCAGCACCTTTTCCACACCATCCATATCCGCCAATAACAACATTCTTTCCTGCTACAAGGAGGTTTGTTGTTCTCATGATACCGTCCCATGAGGACTGTCCGGTTCCATATCTGTTGTCAAAGAGGAACTTTGTCATAGCATCATTTACTGCAATAACCGGCATCTTAAGAGCGCCATCACGTTCCATTGCTTTGAGTCTGTGAATACCTGTTGTAGTTTCCTCACAGCCACCAAGAATCTCAGGCAGAAGGTCTGTGCGTTCTGTATGAAGCTTGAAAATAAGGTCAGCACCATCATCAATTGTGATGTCAGGTTTAAAGTCAAGAACCTTGTCAATAGCTTCGTAGTATTCCTCATTGCAGCAGTCATACTTTGCAAAACACTGGATGTTGTCTTTGTTGTGTAAAGCCATTGAAACATCATCCTGTGTGCTCAGAGGATTGCATCCTGTAATTGCGACTTCAGCTCCGCCAATTGCAAGTGTTTCTACAAGTGCTGCTGTCTTAGCCTCAACGTGAAGTGCCATTGCAACTTTGTGACCTGCAAGAGGTTTTTCCTTTGCGAACTGTTCCCTGATGATATTGAGAACAGGCATGTGATTAAGAACCCAGTCAATTTTCATGTTTCCGGATTCTAACATTTCAGTATCATTCATCATTTATCTCCAATTTTGAAATAACAGATAATAATATTCTTCAGATTATTATGCATCTAATATAAGTATAAGCCTGAATCCTTAATTTCCAATTCTATCAAGGAGGTCTTTTGAAGCTTTGATGGCAGTGTCAATGACTTCCTGCTCATCCATAGAGAGTACTTT from Methanolobus tindarius DSM 2278 harbors:
- a CDS encoding DNA-directed RNA polymerase subunit B'', with the translated sequence MPRSFFTKDKIVQHHIDSYNKFLETGLQKIIDEQKIIETDLEDTYIKLGNIRVENPVVKEADGAIENLYPNEARLRNLSYSAPLYLQMSVVENDEEKEPQEAKIGQLPVMIKSNICNLTEIAEDEMVKYGEDPLDPGGYFIINGTERVVMTLEDLAPNKILTEFGERYGDTIEVSKVFSQRRGYRALVVVERGRKSLLEVSFPSISGRLNFITLMRALGVETDEELVKAVSTDPEIMKFMFENLEEAEVDNIEDAMEKIGSRVASGQARDYQIKRANYVIDRYLLPHLGNEPHDRAAKANFLGRMAESCFELALGRRNPDDKDHYSNKRLKLTGDLMEDLFRVAFNRLSRDIKYQLERANMRNRELNVITLVRADVLTDRLQHPLATGNWVGGRTGVSQLLDRTDYISTLSHLRRVISPLSRAQPHFEARDLHPTQWGRLCPSETPEGPNCGLVKNFAQMVELSTGTEEEKKIKNILYDLGVVKTVLNSSLKALPEYDEELDDYMEDIEVKATVPSEEEKPEPIGYTNYSESLDDMGGLLDE
- a CDS encoding DNA-directed RNA polymerase subunit H, whose translation is MRKFSLLDHQLIPKHEIMLEDELKSVLKQYAIEKEQLPKIKVVDPVIQEIGAQVGDVVKITRNSQTAGEAFYYRLVIA
- a CDS encoding adenosylhomocysteinase, with amino-acid sequence MNDTEMLESGNMKIDWVLNHMPVLNIIREQFAKEKPLAGHKVAMALHVEAKTAALVETLAIGGAEVAITGCNPLSTQDDVSMALHNKDNIQCFAKYDCCNEEYYEAIDKVLDFKPDITIDDGADLIFKLHTERTDLLPEILGGCEETTTGIHRLKAMERDGALKMPVIAVNDAMTKFLFDNRYGTGQSSWDGIMRTTNLLVAGKNVVIGGYGWCGKGAAMRAKGLGANVIVTEIDPIRALEARMDGNSVMPMKEAAKIGDIFLTTTGNRDILKKEDFEVINDGAILANAGHFNVEINLEDLKAMAGSVRTVRNNIKEYKIGEKRVYVLADGRLVNLAAGDGHPAEVMDMSFANQALCVRYIAENKLSDGVHAVPHELDIGVAEMKLMSMGISIDKLSDEQEAYMAGWETGT